Proteins from a single region of Dysosmobacter acutus:
- a CDS encoding anaerobic ribonucleoside-triphosphate reductase activating protein — protein MKISGLQKVTLLDYPGKVAATVFTPGCNLRCPFCHNASLVLQPGGEEIPPEEVLSFLKKRRGILDGVCVSGGEPLLQPDLSDFLGRIRALGFAVKVDTNGTNPALLGRLIREGLVDYVAMDIKNSLERYGQTVGVPGFDCSAVEESVRLLLSGAVDYEFRTTVVRGLHDAQSFSAIADWIGGAKRYFLQNFVDSGDLISRCEGCSRQEMEEFLHLLSGRMAHVELRGL, from the coding sequence ATGAAGATTTCGGGACTGCAAAAGGTGACGCTGCTGGACTACCCCGGCAAGGTGGCGGCCACCGTGTTCACACCGGGGTGCAATCTGCGCTGCCCTTTCTGCCACAATGCCTCTCTTGTTTTGCAGCCCGGCGGGGAGGAAATCCCGCCGGAGGAGGTTCTCTCCTTCTTGAAAAAGCGACGGGGCATTTTGGACGGAGTCTGCGTCAGCGGCGGAGAGCCTCTGCTCCAGCCGGACCTAAGCGACTTTCTGGGACGCATCCGCGCCCTGGGCTTTGCCGTGAAGGTAGATACCAACGGCACCAACCCCGCTCTGCTGGGCCGCCTCATCCGGGAAGGACTGGTGGATTACGTGGCCATGGACATCAAGAACAGCCTGGAGCGGTACGGACAGACCGTGGGCGTCCCCGGCTTTGACTGCTCGGCTGTGGAGGAGAGTGTCAGGCTTCTGCTCTCCGGAGCCGTGGACTATGAATTTCGCACCACCGTGGTCCGGGGCCTCCACGATGCCCAGAGCTTTTCCGCCATCGCCGACTGGATCGGCGGCGCCAAACGCTACTTTCTCCAGAACTTTGTGGACAGCGGCGATCTGATCTCCCGCTGCGAGGGCTGTTCCCGCCAGGAGATGGAGGAGTTCCTCCATCTTTTGTCCGGGCGGATGGCCCATGTGGAGCTCCGCGGACTATAA